A stretch of DNA from Candidatus Auribacterota bacterium:
CCATTACGTTATTTTGAAGCAGGATGACCGCACAGCCAGTTTTCCGAGCCTTTCCAGGCGAAGGCACGCGCAGGGTGTGCACGGAAGCGACGTTTTGACACTGTGGACGCCAGTGCCGGGTGTATCGTATAGGCAGGTTGCGGGTCAGATTATGGGAGGGGCACGGGGGAGTGACCTTGTGGGGTGCACCTGATTCTGTAATCAGAAATAGCTGCCCTCATAGCCTCTTCCGCGAGCGCAGTGCAGTGGCGCTTTGAGTGTGGAACCCCGCCGAGGGCTGCGGCGATGTCATCGCTGGAGATTCGAAGAATGTTTTCGAGCGTTTTCCCTTTGATCAGTTCCGTCAGTATGGAACCGGCGGCAATTATCACGCCGCAACCGACCGCTGTGCAGCGTGCCTCAGTAATAACCCCATCCTTGACCCGGATATACATTCGCAGACCATCGCCGGAATCGAGATTGCCAGAGGCGCCGGTCCCATCGGGCTTTTCTATTACCCCACTGTTCAATGGATGCTCAGAGTGCTCAAGAATGACGGGGCTATAGCGATATTTGATCTTCCTGCTCATGATACTGTATGCCGGTGAGATCGCTCGCAATCGCTCCACTACCTTGGGCACTGTTTCGATGACATAGGCGACCTCCTCGGCTGTAGTATATCTCCCCAGGGATAGCCTCAACGAGCCCTGTGCGAGATCATCGGGGAGTCCGATTGCCCGCAGCACGTGAGAGGGCCGGTGTGTGGAGGAGGTGCATGCTGACCCCGATGAGCAGGCAATACCCATCGCATCCAGGTTCAT
This window harbors:
- a CDS encoding iron-sulfur cluster assembly scaffold protein — its product is MSRKIKYRYSPVILEHSEHPLNSGVIEKPDGTGASGNLDSGDGLRMYIRVKDGVITEARCTAVGCGVIIAAGSILTELIKGKTLENILRISSDDIAAALGGVPHSKRHCTALAEEAMRAAISDYRIRCTPQGHSPVPLP